One Pichia kudriavzevii chromosome 3, complete sequence genomic window carries:
- a CDS encoding uncharacterized protein (PKUD0C04610; similar to Saccharomyces cerevisiae YPL148C (PPT2); ancestral locus Anc_8.664), translating into MPKVLGIGTDIHKLSRFFDILKRNGPLDSYKTQRFSERILNPVYELPTFIEYKSKHDIERCARILSISWCVKEAIFKTLDGEDQSNFVMSDWYKTNDLRGRPQVGNDKYLKIKQEEFLCSLSHDGNLVSSFIIRQSKPSVTNCWNGKQCND; encoded by the coding sequence ATGCCAAAGGTACTAGGTATTGGAACGGATATTCACAAATTAAGTCGcttttttgatattttgaaaagaaatgggCCGCTAGACTCTTACAAAACTCAGCGGTTTAGTGAGCGCATTCTCAATCCTGTGTATGAATTACCTACATTCATAGAATACAAGAGCAAGCATGATATAGAGAGGTGTGCACGAATTCTGTCAATTTCATGGTGTGTTAAGGAAGCTATATTCAAGACATTGGATGGAGAAGATCAATCTAATTTTGTTATGAGTGATTGGTATAAAACGAACGACTTAAGAGGGCGTCCTCAAGTTGGAAATGataaatatttgaaaataaagcaGGAAGAGTTTTTATGTAGCTTAAGTCACGACGGTAATTTGGTCTCCTCGTTTATTATAAGGCAGTCAAAACCCTCAGTGACTAATTGCTGGAATGGAAAGCAATGTAATGATTAA
- a CDS encoding uncharacterized protein (PKUD0C04620; similar to Saccharomyces cerevisiae YMR209C; ancestral locus Anc_8.722) codes for MPRVKTKIETLQESSIFISRISFVLVFHLISTAVFPSSKIPLIFSTLFSATIVSQTTMFRNLRRQISRYAYEINEVKEITLPDDRKDLIISIYDLKSYLANAQKWNNRRRLLFRQMSPLQQKIASSINYPNKLNLVDQYFEKNNKIIDQIVKSSINKYNVKDYELQFVEEQASLQKRNQFFRVVESLCHYARDWSKKPSEEISPLLEYIMLQCKDLNDDKTVAIVPGSGLGRVAHELAAQLKLSSVHAVEFSWSMVLMNEFLYSTMENVNDLNVYPYLHTYSNHLTIEDQVRPVEIMHSLEKPQSLNIHHGDFTQFNLSDHLKANEDPENLLIVTCFFLDTAENLISYFQAINKLSSGFNGKVKWINLGPLKYGTAAKIELCDDEMKAIIKTMGWNFVDEQKPKLLGYLTDKKGLWQGYYDVTMWTAEKQ; via the coding sequence ATGCCACGGgtcaaaacaaaaatagaAACGTTACAGGAATCTTCCATCTTTATATCTCGAATCTCATTTGTGCTAGTCTTTCATCTAATTTCAACTGCAGTTTTTCCTTCAAGTAAAATTCCGTTGATCTTCTCCACCTTGTTTTCAGCAACCATAGTAAGCCAAACAACCATGTTTCGGAACCTGAGAAGACAGATTTCCAGATACGCATATGAGATAAATGAGGTTAAGGAGATTACTTTGCCAGATGATAGGAAAGATTTGATTATATCGATTtatgatttgaaatcataCCTGGCAAATGCCCAAAAATGGAACAATAGACGTAGGTTATTATTCAGACAAATGTCACCGTTGCAGCAAAAGATTGCAAGCTCCATTAACTATCCAAATAAGCTGAACTTAGTTGATCAATACTTTGAGAAGAACAATAAAATTATTGATCAGATTGTAAAGTCTTCTATTAATAAATACAATGTCAAAGATTATGAATTACAGTTTGTTGAGGAACAAGCCAGTTTACAGAAGAGAAATCAGTTCTTTCGAGTTGTGGAGAGTCTTTGCCATTATGCCCGTGATTGGTCTAAGAAGCCATCAGAGGAAATTTCTCCTTTACTCGAATACATCATGTTACAGTGTAAAGATTTGAACGATGATAAGACAGTTGCCATAGTTCCAGGTTCGGGGCTAGGAAGAGTTGCACATGAATTAGCTGCTCAACTAAAATTATCCTCTGTTCATGCTGTCGAATTTTCTTGGTCGatggttttgatgaatGAATTTCTGTATTCAACGATGGAAAACGTAAACGATTTGAATGTGTATCCCTACCTACACACGTATTCGAATCACTTGACCATTGAAGATCAGGTAAGGCCCGTTGAAATAATGCATAGTCTAGAAAAACCTCAGTCGTTAAATATTCATCATGGCGATTTTACTCAGTTTAATCTATCGGATCACCTAAAGGCTAATGAGGACCCGGAGAATTTGCTCATAGTGACCTGTTTCTTCTTAGACACAGctgaaaatttgatttcttatTTTCAAGCAATAAATAAGTTATCTTCAGGTTTCAATGGTAAAGTCAAATGGATCAATTTAGGCCCATTAAAATATGGGACTGCTGCTAAAATCGAATTATGCGATGACGAAATGAAGGCCATTATAAAAACCATGGGCTGGAATTTTGTGGATGAacaaaaaccaaaacttTTAGGTTATTTGACGGACAAGAAAGGTTTATGGCAAGGATACTACGATGTCACCATGTGGACGGCTGAAAAGCAATAG
- a CDS encoding uncharacterized protein (PKUD0C04630; similar to Saccharomyces cerevisiae YOR272W (YTM1); ancestral locus Anc_8.721) has protein sequence MSESQPASKDQIKVKFFTRDEDESLHCSSNPIYIPVSLKRFGLSEIVNHLLETETPVPFEFLVDGTILKTDIQEYLVKNGLSTEAFLTLEYTRAVLPPKFLSSFNNDDWISSVDSIGSMELTDGQGGTLQTDPKILTGSYDGIVRIYNSSGKVETQLTGHSQPVKAVKFISPTKFVTAGMDRSIRLWRAGVISNEDVDKDTQAGHTFALLDYHKSAVSTLDLHIGSNRILSGSYDNSIAYWSTNPKEMNTADAVDPSERLSSSSRKRLKLAIKDSSIKRKSPLAILESHRAPVEGVLFDSNDPTIAYSVSQDHTIKTWDLITARCVDTKQTNYSLLSLTSLKNMNLLATGSSARHINLHDPRSSKVTTSQLIGHTNFVVSLTTTDNDYMLISGSHDGTAKIWDIRANKAMYTITRESQEKRSKVFAVSWEKEIGILSAGSDKKLQINSSAEFK, from the coding sequence ATGTCAGAATCGCAACCTGCAAGCAAAGATCAAATCAAAGTCAAGTTTTTCACCAGAGATGAGGACGAATCTCTTCATTGTTCTTCAAACCCAATTTATATTCCAgtatctttgaaaagatttGGTTTATCCGAAATTGTCAACCATTTATTGGAAACAGAAACGCCTGTtccttttgaatttttggtCGATGGAACCATATTGAAAACTGATATACAAGAGTATTTGGTGAAGAACGGTTTGTCTACAGAAGCGTTTCTGACACTTGAATATACTAGAGCTGTTCTACCACCAAAATTTTTGTCCAGTTTTAATAATGACGATTGGATTTCATCCGTTGATTCTATCGGATCTATGGAGTTGACTGATGGCCAGGGTGGAACACTGCAAACCGATCCAAAGATTTTAACTGGTTCGTATGACGGTATTGTGAGAATCTACAATTCATCCGGAAAGGTTGAGACCCAGCTAACAGGACATTCACAACCTGTTAAAGCGGTCAAATTCATAAGTCCAACCAAATTTGTTACTGCCGGTATGGATAGATCAATCAGGTTGTGGAGAGCTGGTGTGATAAGcaatgaagatgttgaCAAAGATACCCAAGCTGGACATACTTTTGCACTGTTAGATTACCATAAAAGTGCTGTATCTACCCTTGATCTACACATTGGGTCCAATAGGATACTTTCAGGTTCCTATGATAACTCCATTGCGTACTGGTCGACTAATCCAAAGGAAATGAACACAGCAGATGCTGTTGACCCATCAGAAAGATTATCCTCTTCCTCAAGAAAGAGGTTAAAACTTGCCATCAAAGATTCTTCTATTAAAAGGAAATCGCCCTTGGCCATTTTAGAATCCCATCGTGCTCCTGTTGAAGGTGTCTTGTTCGATAGTAACGATCCAACTATTGCATATTCCGTTTCTCAAGACCATACAATCAAGACTTGGGATCTAATTACTGCCCGTTGTGTTGATACTAAACAGACCAACTATTCCTTATTGTCCTTAACTTCACTAAAGAATATGAACCTTTTGGCTACCGGCTCATCCGCTAGGCATATAAATTTACATGATCCAAGATCTTCCAAAGTCACTACCAGTCAACTGATTGGGCACACTAACTTTGTGGTATCCTTGACAACCACGGATAATGACTATATGCTGATTTCAGGTTCACATGATGGCACGGCGAAGATTTGGGATATTAGGGCTAACAAAGCAATGTACACTATAACTAGGGAGTCACAAGAAAAGAGGAGTAAAGTTTTTGCTGTTAGTTGGGAGAAAGAGATTGGTATTCTCAGTGCAGGTAGTGATAAGAAACTCCAAATAAACTCAAGTGCAGAATTCAAGTAA
- a CDS encoding uncharacterized protein (PKUD0C04640; similar to Saccharomyces cerevisiae YMR208W (ERG12); ancestral locus Anc_8.719), whose protein sequence is MVSYPFLTSAPGKVILFGEHSAVYNKPAIAAALSLRTYLLVTKNKKEDNCIYLEFPDIGLHHAWKESDMPWHLTTSEQGRPPASEELNAELVNGLTPLLTSIQSPLHYAAAYCFLYLYLSLCHESVGGGITFTVRSTLPIGAGIGSSASISVCLASGLAYMGGHIKAANIERDSMVLRDSDECMFIDAWSFMGEKCIHGNPSGIDNAVATHGGAVMFQRMANSMPSVRTSMRNLPSINLLLTNTKTPRRTADLVSNVARIVNDFPMTSGCILEALEAIAREAYNLMVRPFLDIDSKKRLMELIRINHGLLVSLGVSHPNLEKIKLFCDELKMGETKLTGAGGGGCAITLLNDEMDKAEYEQKYRTLLDKFEGHGFETFQTTLGGKGVGLLTSPSDSLLEFMNVEKFVGFKDTTEIEKSVGCSAVDEWKYW, encoded by the exons ATGGTATCCTATCCGTTTCTAACAAGTGCGCCAGGAAAAGTGATTCTTTTTGGGGAACATTCGGCTGTCTATAACAAG CCTGCAATTGCTGCTGCGCTGTCCTTGAGGACATATCTTTTAGTAactaaaaacaaaaaggaGGACAACTGTATATACCTGGAATTTCCAGATATTGGTTTGCATCATGCTTGGAAAGAATCTGATATGCCATGGCATTTGACTACCTCTGAACAGGGACGACCACCTGCGAGTGAGGAGTTGAATGCAGAACTAGTCAACGGGCTAACCCCTCTTTTAACAAGTATCCAATCGCCTCTTCATTATGCGGCTGCCTACTGTTTCCTGTATCTGTATTTATCCCTATGTCACGAGTCTGTGGGAGGTGGAATAACATTCACAGTAAGATCCACGCTGCCTATTGGTGCTGGTATAGGCTCATCGGCATCCATATCCGTTTGTCTTGCCAGTGGATTAGCATACATGGGTGGCCATATAAAGGCAGCAAACATCGAAAGAGACTCAATGGTTTTGAGAGATTCGGACGAATGTATGTTTATTGATGCATGGTCCTTTATGGGCGAAAAGTGCATCCACGGTAATCCGAGTGGAATTGATAATGCCGTGGCAACTCATGGAGGTGCAGTGATGTTTCAAAGAATGGCAAACTCCATGCCAAGTGTTCGTACATCTATGAGAAATTTACCCTCAATAAACCTATTATTAACTAATACGAAAACACCAAGAAGAACTGCAGATTTGGTTTCCAATGTTGCCAGGATCGTAAATGACTTCCCAATGACTTCCGGTTGTATATTGGAGGCATTGGAGGCAATTGCGAGGGAGGCATATAACCTTATGGTTCGTCCTTTCCTTGATATTGACTCTAAAAAAAGACTCATGGAGTTGATTCGAATCAACCATGGTTTACTGGTTTCATTAGGTGTCTCGCATCCaaaccttgaaaaaatcaaactatTCTGTGACGAGCTGAAGATGGGTGAGACCAAACTTACAGGTGCTGGTGGAGGTGGATGTGCTATTACTCTATTGAATGACGAGATGGACAAAGCTGAGTATGAGCAAAAGTATAGAACCTTGTTGGACAAGTTTGAAGGGCATGGTTTTGAAACCTTCCAGACTACTTTAGGAGGAAAAGGAGTTGGTTTGTTGACGAGTCCAAGTGATTCTCTTCTTGAGTTCATGAACGTGGAGAAATTTGTGGGATTCAAGGATACCAcagaaatagaaaaatcTGTTGGCTGCAGTGCTGTCGATGAATGGAAATACTGGTAG
- a CDS encoding uncharacterized protein (PKUD0C04650; Pfam Domains: DAO(1.1e-25)), whose amino-acid sequence MLKSVLCTTRKQTKQKPMGMSNIVILGSGIIGLYTAYCLLEVASVPGSKIRVIAEYLPGDSSINFTSPWAGGNFSCISPNDQDTLAFDKFTYLNLEKILAELGPRCGLAMKPSTEFWDVYPGDVKINSLKTYLKDFKVISRSSLPDGVAFGISYKTWNFYCPFFLSNLKRYLMRHGVTFERQKLTHISQAYLPHTEAVFNCTGIGSFSISGIKDTKVYPTRGQVLVVNAPHVQENRMRWGEDYATYIIPRPDSKGQVILGGFLQKDNWTGDTFEEESKDILLRTTTLLPKILDKPIEIIGTAAGLRPSRHGGARIQADIVDGKLLIHNYGAGGYGYQAGLGMSKKAVELYLENKMLLCKL is encoded by the coding sequence ATGTTAAAAAGCGTGCTATGTACAACtagaaaacaaacaaagCAAAAACCTATGGGAATGTCTAATATTGTGATTTTGGGATCTGGAATTATTGGATTATACACAGCTTATTGTTTGCTAGAGGTCGCCAGTGTTCCTGGATCAAAAATTAGAGTTATCGCAGAATATTTACCGGGAGATTCTTCTATCAACTTCACCTCTCCGTGGGCTGGTGGAAACTTTTCATGTATTTCACCAAATGACCAAGATACGTTAgcctttgataaattcacATACCTTAATCTGGAAAAAATCTTAGCAGAGTTGGGACCAAGGTGTGGATTAGCTATGAAGCCGAGTACTGAATTTTGGGATGTTTATCCCGGAGATGTTAAAATCAATTCTCTAAAGACTTATTTGAAAGACTTTAAGGTGATATCCCGATCTTCATTACCAGACGGTGTTGCTTTTGGTATTTCATACAAAACTTGGAACTTCTATTGTCCCTTTTTCCTGTCAAACCTTAAAAGATACCTTATGAGACACGGTGTAACCTTTGAAAGGCAAAAATTGACCCATATCTCCCAAGCATACTTGCCACATACTGAGgcagttttcaattgcacCGGTATTGGTTCATTTTCTATCTCGGGCATCAAAGATACAAAGGTATATCCTACAAGAGGACAAGTGCTAGTTGTAAATGCACCACATGTTCAAGAGAATCGGATGAGATGGGGGGAAGATTATGCCACATATATCATTCCAAGACCAGACTCCAAAGGTCAAGTGATTCTTGGCGGGTTCCTGCAAAAGGATAATTGGACAGGTGACACTTTTGAGGAGGAGTCAAAAGATATTCTTCTTAGAACAACGACCCTATTGCCTAAAATATTGGACAAGCCTATTGAAATAATTGGAACAGCGGCAGGTTTACGACCAAGCAGACACGGTGGTGCAAGGATACAGGCAgacattgttgatggtAAACTCTTGATCCACAATTATGGTGCTGGTGGTTATGGATATCAAGCCGGTCTAGGGATGTCCAAAAAGGCTGTTGAATTATACctagaaaataaaatgttGCTATGTAAGCTCTGA
- a CDS encoding uncharacterized protein (PKUD0C04660; Pfam Domains: DAO(1.8e-32)): MSEVVVVGAGIIGLYTTYCLINDGGISPDKITVLAKYMPGDQSIFYTSPWAGGNFSCITPNDKETLALDKYTYTHLAEIQKKLGGPTCGLDMKHSTELWDEYPGDEKINSLKSYIKDFKVIAKQNLPHGVQYGITLTTWDFNCPMFLTNFKKYFENIGVKFVRKELSHISQAYQADTKVVFNCTGIGARSIAGVSDDKVYPTRGQVVVVRAPHIKENRMRWGADYATYIIPRPYSNNELVLGGFLQKDNWTGDTFELETEDILRRTTELFPEILDRPLEIIRVAAGLRPSRHGGVRIEVENVEEKLLVHNYGASGYGYQAGLGMAQKAVSLYLKSKRAKL; the protein is encoded by the coding sequence ATGTCTGAGGTTGTGGTTGTAGGTGCCGGAATTATTGGTTTATATACCACTTACTGCCTTATCAATGACGGTGGTATCTCTCCAGACAAAATCACCGTTCTTGCCAAGTATATGCCAGGAGACCAATCAATCTTTTATACTTCACCATGGGCAGGGGGTAATTTTTCCTGTATCACACCTAACGATAAAGAGACGTTGGCTTTAGATAAATATACTTACACACATTTAGCGGAGATCCAAAAGAAGCTCGGAGGTCCAACATGTGGTTTGGATATGAAACATAGCACAGAATTATGGGATGAGTATCCTGGCGATGAAAAGATAAATTCCTTGAAGAGCTATATTAAAGATTTCAAGGTAATTGCAAAGCAAAACTTACCACACGGTGTTCAGTATGGTATTACCTTGACTACCTGGGATTTCAACTGTCCAATGTTCTTAACtaatttcaagaaatattttgaaaatatcgGGGTTAAATTTGTTAGAAAGGAATTATCCCACATCTCCCAGGCCTACCAAGCAGACACCAaagttgttttcaattgcacTGGTATTGGCGCAAGATCTATAGCAGGTGTAAGTGATGATAAAGTTTATCCTACTAGAGGACAAGTTGTGGTTGTTAGAGCACCCcatatcaaagaaaataggaTGAGATGGGGCGCCGATTATGCAACATATATCATTCCAAGGCCATATTCTAATAACGAATTGGTATTAGGCGGATTTCTACAAAAGGATAACTGGACTGGTGATACGTTTGAGCTAGAAACTGAAGATATCCTAAGAAGAACAACAGAACTGTTCCCCGAAATCCTGGATAGGCCTTTGGAGATCATCAGAGTTGCAGCTGGTCTAAGACCAAGCAGGCATGGAGGTGTAAGAATCGAAGTCgaaaatgttgaagagaaaCTTTTGGTTCATAATTACGGTGCTAGTGGTTACGGCTATCAAGCCGGTTTAGGTATGGCGCAAAAGGCTGTCTCCCTATACCTCAAATCCAAGAGAGCAAAGCTATAA
- a CDS encoding uncharacterized protein (PKUD0C04670; Pfam Domains: Peptidase_M19(1.1e-140)) translates to MTVQDRKKIDEKFDQIVKRFPIVDTHNDFPYSLRCQLHYEISTTPEFDFDSLLTSHTDLVRMREGKIGIQFFSCWIECKNDDPLYQDFNTPTTIVRDTLEQIDVVKRLVDEYSNSLKFVKTSDEALQSFRDSKGKKISITLGVEGLHQVDLSLAVVRQYFDLGVRYITLTHNCDNPFATAASSVTGGLPDKGLTSFGRDCIKEMNRLGMMVDLSHVSYKTMLDTLECTQAPVIFSHSSSFTLTPHERNVRDDVLKLVKDNGGVVCINFLPQFLKREGKSADDVTIDDAVAHLVHIITLIGWDHVGFGSDFDGIPCGPKGLEDVSKYPELVKKVWEVTNATEEQIVKLMGLNVVRVWKECEMVSDRLKNKIEPVESNWEQREWIFHEYCKTFPELFPGSFELKNNIYKDTIDLY, encoded by the coding sequence ATGACTGTCCAAGATAGAAAGAAGATAGACGAGAAATTCGATCAAATTGTGAAAAGGTTCCCAATCGTGGACACTCATAACGACTTCCCTTATTCTTTAAGATGCCAACTACACTATGAAATTTCCACTACCCcagaatttgattttgactCGTTGCTAACTTCACACACGGATTTGGTTCGTATGAGAGAGGGTAAAATTGgtatccaatttttcagttgTTGGATCGAATGTAAGAATGATGATCCATTATATCAGGATTTCAATACACCTACCACTATTGTTAGAGACACTTTAGAACAAATTGATGTTGTAAAGAGATTGGTTGATGAATACTCGAATAGCTTAAAATTTGTTAAAACTTCAGACGAAGCATTGCAAAGTTTCAGAGATAGCaaaggtaaaaaaatatcaattaCGCTAGGCGTTGAAGGCTTACACCAAGTCGATCTATCATTGGCTGTTGTCAGACAATACTTTGACTTGGGTGTCAGGTATATCACATTAACTCATAACTGCGACAACCCTTTTGCTACTGCAGCTTCTTCGGTCACTGGCGGATTGCCGGATAAAGGATTAACTTCCTTTGGCAGAGATTGCATTAAAGAGATGAACCGGTTAGGAATGATGGTTGATCTGTCTCATGTGTCCTACAAGACTATGTTAGATACATTGGAGTGTACTCAAGCACCCgtgattttttctcattcatcatcattcaCATTAACTCCACACGAAAGAAATGTCAGAGACGATGTTTTGAAGCTAGTCAAAGATAACGGTGGTGTTGTTTGCATCAATTTTTTACCCCAGTTTTTAAAGAGGGAAGGAAAATCGGCAGATGACGTTACTATCGATGATGCAGTTGCACACTTGGTTCACATCATCACACTTATAGGTTGGGATCATGTTGGTTTTGGTTCCGATTTTGATGGTATCCCTTGTGGTCCAAAAGGTCTTGAAGATGTTTCCAAATACCCAGAACTTGTTAAGAAAGTTTGGGAAGTTACAAATGCTACTGAGGAGCAGATTGTCAAGCTAATGGGCTTGAATGTTGTCCGAGTTTGGAAAGAATGTGAAATGGTATCCGATCgtttgaagaataaaatAGAGCCAGTTGAATCCAACTGGGAACAAAGAGAATGGATTTTCCATGAATATTGTAAAACTTTCCCTGAACTTTTTCCTGGTTCTTTTgagttgaaaaataacaTCTACAAAGATACAATCGACTTGTACTGA
- a CDS encoding uncharacterized protein (PKUD0C04680; similar to Saccharomyces cerevisiae YFL055W (AGP3)) — MEKDKNITLETQVSDGYRQNEDGDEILDSGLKAGLKNRMINLIALCGLIGPGVFIGMGNALKSGGPVGLLVGFAIVGILVLSMMSSIGEMNATLDSNFAILGSRFVSKGFGATIAIYYVILWITNIIAEYTSLSSAMQTYSDTVPTYGWYLIFWFVFTVFQCLDVSWWGEAEYVLGFVKLAFLSGFYLFSIIYAAGGIPNHKPDNPFGNYPLKDGFKGIANSFVYAGVFYSGIEGVSVIAAEARNPRKAIPTAVRSTVFRVFFVYFGLSIFYGITVPYNDPLLNDANNVMKSPMTIAITEAGWPGSKYFVTTMIWITCFSSINSAIYFASRSLFTWSKAGFGPKIFTKVNKKGVPYVAIHVCHIFGFLSILSYSSGASVAYSYIVSVTGVACFIVWTSISITHLRFRQGWIAQGYPLEALPYRSFLFPWMNYVAIVIGVVLTLVQGWSCFKPFDYKTFVDSYIMLPLFFICWFCYDKFYFKSWFIKVEDMDFESGKRPDLDDTVGTELDNCGKSEVVYTGSSNEEEF, encoded by the coding sequence aTGGAGAAAGATAAAAACATAACATTGGAAACACAAGTTTCTGATGGATATCGtcaaaatgaagatggCGATGAAATTTTAGATTCAGGTTTGAAGGCTGGGCTTAAAAACAGAATGATTAACCTTATCGCTTTATGTGGCCTAATTGGACCAGGTGTTTTCATAGGAATGGGTAATGCCTTAAAATCTGGCGGCCCTGTAGGGCTACTAGTTGGGTTTGCAATCGTTGGAATTTTAGTTCTATCGATGATGAGTTCAATTGGGGAAATGAATGCTACTTTGGATTCCAATTTTGCAATACTGGGATCAAGGTTCGTGTCCAAAGGATTTGGTGCAACGATTGCTATTTATTATGTTATCCTTTGGATAACCAATATAATCGCCGAATATACGTCATTGAGTTCAGCGATGCAAACTTATTCGGATACTGTTCCAACTTACGGGTGGTAtttaattttttggtttgttttCACAGTATTCCAATGCTTGGATGTGTCATGGTGGGGTGAAGCAGAATATGTTTTGGGATTCGTCAAATTGGCTTTTTTATCGGgattttatcttttttcaataatatatGCAGCTGGTGGTATTCCAAACCACAAACCGGATAATCCTTTTGGAAACTATCCTTTGAAGGATGGCTTCAAAGGTATCGCCAACTCATTTGTTTATGCTGGAGTGTTCTATTCTGGTATTGAAGGTGTCTCTGTCATTGCTGCCGAAGCTCGAAATCCACGTAAGGCAATTCCTACGGCTGTTAGAAGTACAGTATTTAGAGTGTTTTTCGTTTATTTTGgtctttcaattttctaTGGTATCACTGTTCCGTACAATGACCCATTATTAAACGACGCTAATAATGTGATGAAATCCCCAATGACAATTGCGATTACCGAAGCTGGCTGGCCTGGGtccaaatattttgttACAACTATGATTTGGATcacttgtttttcttcaataaactCTGCAATTTATTTTGCATCTCGGTCTCTCTTCACATGGTCTAAAGCAGGTTTTGGCCCAAAAATATTTACAAAAGTGAATAAAAAGGGAGTTCCATATGTCGCCATCCATGTATGTCATATTTTCGGATTTTTGAGCATCTTGTCTTACTCCTCAGGCGCTTCGGTTGCATATTCATATATTGTTTCTGTAACAGGAGTTGCTTGTTTCATTGTTTGgacatcaatttcaattacACATTTAAGGTTCAGACAAGGGTGGATTGCTCAAGGTTATCCACTAGAGGCGTTGCCATACAGatcatttttgtttccatGGATGAATTATGTTGCAATTGTGATTGGTGTGGTTTTGACATTAGTTCAAGGATGGTCATGTTTCAAGCCGTTTGATTATAaaacatttgttgattctTACATCATGCTACCCctctttttcatttgttggttttgttATGATAAGTTCTATTTTAAATCATGGTTTATCAAAGTAGAAGATATGGATTTTGAAAGTGGTAAAAGGCCCGATCTTGATGATACAGTAGGAACAGAGCTTGATAACTGTGGTAAATCCGAAGTAGTGTACACAGGCTCATCGAATGAAGAAGAGTTCTGa